From a single Hippopotamus amphibius kiboko isolate mHipAmp2 chromosome X, mHipAmp2.hap2, whole genome shotgun sequence genomic region:
- the PRICKLE3 gene encoding prickle planar cell polarity protein 3 isoform X5, which translates to MSSQVYQFFSCLPEDKVPYVNSPGEKYRIKQLLHQLPPHDSEAQYCTALEEEEKKELRAFSQQRKRENLGRGTVRIFPVTITGAICEECGKQIGGGDIAVFASRAGLGSCWHPQCFVCATCRELLVDLIYFYHAGKVYCGRHHAERLRPRCQACDEIIFSPECTEAEGRHWHMGHFCCFECEASLGGQRYVMHQSRPHCCACYEARHAEYCDGCGEHIVFPVMSIPAGLDQGQMAYEGQHWHASDRCFCCSRCGRALLGRPFLPRRGLIFCSRACSLGSDPKAPGPGRRSWSAGTVSTPLTDSTASFSAVEGASETSTKGTSTQPAPAAGPEEPARFLRGAPHRHSMPELGLRSVPEPPPGPPGQPDPLPEDGAFGRQSTPRVSFRDPLVSEGGPRRTLSAPPAQRRRPRSPPPRGPTRRRHRRHHHHHHHYHHHHCRHSGRRRHHQCDLGSGSDSGSCSSSPSSPSSESSEDDGFFLGERIPLPPHLCRPMPAQGTAAETPNSPSPQLPGHSRLGMPRQARDKNCIVA; encoded by the exons ATGTCCTCCCAGGTATACCAATTTTTCAGCTGCCTCCCAGAGGACAAGGTCCCCTACGTCAACAGTCCTGGGGAGAAATACAGGATCAAGCAGCTGCTGCACCAGCTGCCCCCACATGACAGTGAG GCACAGTACTGCACGGCactagaagaagaggagaagaaagagctcAGAGCCTTCAGCCAGCAGCGGAAGCGGGAAAATCTGGGGCGTGGCACCGTGCGCATCTTCCCTGTGACCATCACTGGGGCCATCTGTGAGGAG TGCGGGAAGCAGATTGGAGGTGGGGACATTGCCGTGTTCGCCAGCCGTGCAGGCCTGGGTTCGTGCTGGCACCCACAGTGCTTTGTGTGCGCCACATGCCGGGAGCTGCTGGTGGACCTCATCTACTTCTACCATGCTGGCAAGGTCTACTGTGGTCGCCACCATGCCGAACGCCTGCGCCCACGCTGCCAAGCCTGTGACGAG ATCATCTTCTCCCCTGAGTGCACGGAGGCCGAGGGCCGGCACTGGCACATGGGTCACTTCTGCTGCTTTGAGTGTGAAGCATCGCTGGGAGGGCAGCGCTACGTCATGCATCAGAGCCGCCCCCACTGCTGCGCCTGCTACGAGGCCCGCCACGCAGAGTATTGTGATGGCTGTGGGGAGCACATTG ttttccctgTCATGTCCATCCCTGCAGGCCTggaccagggccagatggcttatGAGGGCCAGCACTGGCACGCCTCAGATCGCTGCTTCTGCTGTAGTCGCTGTGGGCGAGCCCTCCTTGGCCGCCCCTTCCTGCCACGCCGTGGCCTAATCTTCTGCTCGCGAGCTTGCAGCCTGGGGTCCGACCCCAAGGCTCCGGGGCCCGGCCGCCGCAGCTGGAGCGCAGGCACGGTCTCCACACCTCTCACAGACTCTACAGCCTCTTTCTCTGCTGTGGAGGGGGCGTCTGAGACCTCCACCAAAGGCACCAGCACGCAGCCAGCACCTG cTGCAGGCCCCGAGGAGCCCGCCCGCTTCCTGAGAGGGGCCCCTCACCGCCACTCCATGCCCGAGCTGGGGCTCCGCAGTGTCCCCGaaccacccccagggcctcccGGGCAGCCGGACCCGCTCCCAGAAGATGGTGCCTTTGGTCGCCAGAGCACCCCTCGCGTCAGCTTCCGCGACCCTCTGGTGTCTGAGGGAGGCCCACGACGGACCCTGAGTGCGCCCCCAGCCCAGCGCCGCAGGCCACGCAGCCCCCCACCGAGGGGCCCCACGCGTcgccgccaccgccgccaccaccatcatcaccaccactaccaccaccatcactgccGTCACTCTGGCAGACGTCGCCACCATCAGTGTGACTTGGGATCAGGGTCGGACTCAGGATCGTGCTCCAGCTCGCCCTCCAGTCCCAGTTCTGAGTCCTCAGAGGACGACGGCTTCTTCCTAGGGGAACGCATCCCGCTGCCCCCGCACCTGTGCAGGCCAATGCCTGCTCAGGGTACTGCAGCTGAGACCCCCAACTCCCCATCTCCGCAGCTCCCTGGGCACTCTCGCCTAGGGATGCCTCGCCAGGCCAGAGACAAGAACTGCATTGTGGCTTGA
- the PRICKLE3 gene encoding prickle planar cell polarity protein 3 isoform X4: MCRLISDFQRHSISDDDSGCASEEYAWVPPGLKPEQVYQFFSCLPEDKVPYVNSPGEKYRIKQLLHQLPPHDSEAQYCTALEEEEKKELRAFSQQRKRENLGRGTVRIFPVTITGAICEECGKQIGGGDIAVFASRAGLGSCWHPQCFVCATCRELLVDLIYFYHAGKVYCGRHHAERLRPRCQACDEIIFSPECTEAEGRHWHMGHFCCFECEASLGGQRYVMHQSRPHCCACYEARHAEYCDGCGEHIVFPVMSIPAGLDQGQMAYEGQHWHASDRCFCCSRCGRALLGRPFLPRRGLIFCSRACSLGSDPKAPGPGRRSWSAGTVSTPLTDSTASFSAVEGASETSTKGTSTQPAPAAGPEEPARFLRGAPHRHSMPELGLRSVPEPPPGPPGQPDPLPEDGAFGRQSTPRVSFRDPLVSEGGPRRTLSAPPAQRRRPRSPPPRGPTRRRHRRHHHHHHHYHHHHCRHSGRRRHHQCDLGSGSDSGSCSSSPSSPSSESSEDDGFFLGERIPLPPHLCRPMPAQGTAAETPNSPSPQLPGHSRLGMPRQARDKNCIVA, translated from the exons GTATACCAATTTTTCAGCTGCCTCCCAGAGGACAAGGTCCCCTACGTCAACAGTCCTGGGGAGAAATACAGGATCAAGCAGCTGCTGCACCAGCTGCCCCCACATGACAGTGAG GCACAGTACTGCACGGCactagaagaagaggagaagaaagagctcAGAGCCTTCAGCCAGCAGCGGAAGCGGGAAAATCTGGGGCGTGGCACCGTGCGCATCTTCCCTGTGACCATCACTGGGGCCATCTGTGAGGAG TGCGGGAAGCAGATTGGAGGTGGGGACATTGCCGTGTTCGCCAGCCGTGCAGGCCTGGGTTCGTGCTGGCACCCACAGTGCTTTGTGTGCGCCACATGCCGGGAGCTGCTGGTGGACCTCATCTACTTCTACCATGCTGGCAAGGTCTACTGTGGTCGCCACCATGCCGAACGCCTGCGCCCACGCTGCCAAGCCTGTGACGAG ATCATCTTCTCCCCTGAGTGCACGGAGGCCGAGGGCCGGCACTGGCACATGGGTCACTTCTGCTGCTTTGAGTGTGAAGCATCGCTGGGAGGGCAGCGCTACGTCATGCATCAGAGCCGCCCCCACTGCTGCGCCTGCTACGAGGCCCGCCACGCAGAGTATTGTGATGGCTGTGGGGAGCACATTG ttttccctgTCATGTCCATCCCTGCAGGCCTggaccagggccagatggcttatGAGGGCCAGCACTGGCACGCCTCAGATCGCTGCTTCTGCTGTAGTCGCTGTGGGCGAGCCCTCCTTGGCCGCCCCTTCCTGCCACGCCGTGGCCTAATCTTCTGCTCGCGAGCTTGCAGCCTGGGGTCCGACCCCAAGGCTCCGGGGCCCGGCCGCCGCAGCTGGAGCGCAGGCACGGTCTCCACACCTCTCACAGACTCTACAGCCTCTTTCTCTGCTGTGGAGGGGGCGTCTGAGACCTCCACCAAAGGCACCAGCACGCAGCCAGCACCTG cTGCAGGCCCCGAGGAGCCCGCCCGCTTCCTGAGAGGGGCCCCTCACCGCCACTCCATGCCCGAGCTGGGGCTCCGCAGTGTCCCCGaaccacccccagggcctcccGGGCAGCCGGACCCGCTCCCAGAAGATGGTGCCTTTGGTCGCCAGAGCACCCCTCGCGTCAGCTTCCGCGACCCTCTGGTGTCTGAGGGAGGCCCACGACGGACCCTGAGTGCGCCCCCAGCCCAGCGCCGCAGGCCACGCAGCCCCCCACCGAGGGGCCCCACGCGTcgccgccaccgccgccaccaccatcatcaccaccactaccaccaccatcactgccGTCACTCTGGCAGACGTCGCCACCATCAGTGTGACTTGGGATCAGGGTCGGACTCAGGATCGTGCTCCAGCTCGCCCTCCAGTCCCAGTTCTGAGTCCTCAGAGGACGACGGCTTCTTCCTAGGGGAACGCATCCCGCTGCCCCCGCACCTGTGCAGGCCAATGCCTGCTCAGGGTACTGCAGCTGAGACCCCCAACTCCCCATCTCCGCAGCTCCCTGGGCACTCTCGCCTAGGGATGCCTCGCCAGGCCAGAGACAAGAACTGCATTGTGGCTTGA
- the PLP2 gene encoding proteolipid protein 2, whose translation MADSERLSAPGCWAACTSFSRTRKGILLFSEIILCLVILICFGASTSGYSFLSVIEMIFAAIFFVVYMCDLHTKIQIINWPWSDFFRTLVAVILYLITSIVVLVEGGRHSKIIAGVLGLIAACLFGYDAYITFPLRQQRHTAAPTDPADGPV comes from the exons ATGGCGGATTCCGAGCGCCTCTCGGCCCCCGGCTGCTGGGCCGCCTGCACCAGCTTCTCGCGCACCCGAAAGGGAATTCTCCTGTTTTCTGAGATT ATATTGTGCCTGGTGATTCTGATCTGCTTCGGTGCCTCGACATCAGGATACTCCTTCTTGTCGGTGATAGAGATGATCTTTGCTGCTATCTTCTTTGTCGTCTACATGTGTGACCTGCACACCAAGATACAGATCATTAACTGGCCTTGGAGT GATTTCTTCCGAACCCTCGTAGCGGTCATCCTCTACCTGATCACCTCCATTGTTGTACTTGTTGAGGGAGGAAGGCACTCCAAAATCATCGCAGGG gtACTGGGCCTAATTGCTGCATGCCTCTTTGGCTATGATGCCTACATCACCTTCCCCTTGCGGCAGCAAAGACATACAGCAGCCCCTACTG ACCCTGCAGATGGCCCGGTGTAG
- the MAGIX gene encoding PDZ domain-containing protein MAGIX isoform X4 codes for MERRAGGATDPKGSRGGRGLGPPAGSSARQLLARLDARPLAARAAADVAALVRRAGATLRLRPKEAISVLDSADIEVTDSRLPNATFVEHRLQHRRSETSGTRTGPPQVTPDRSPDPGGPEVTRSRSASASPLHHPRPRTTPKTRGSLEPSPEGVADGPAVSPPERRTEDPSDQTPDSPGPWLVPSEERLSRALGVRGTAQLALETAAGRRRH; via the exons ATGGAGCGGCGCGCGGGGGGCGCCACGGACCCTAAGGGGAGCAGAGGAG GCCGTGGCCTTGGCCCGCCCGCGGGCTCCAGCGCCCGGCAGCTCCTGGCGCGGCTGGACGCGCGCCCCCTGGCGGCCCGAGCTGCGGCCGACGTGGCGGCGCTGGTACGCAGGGCCGGCGCCACATTGCGCCTGCGGCCCAAGGAGG CCATTAGCGTGTTGGATTCTGCGGATATAGAGGTCACAGACAGTCGCCTTCCTAATGCCACTTTCGTGGAACACCGGCTACAG CATCGTCGGTCAGAGACCTCGGGTACACGTACCGGGCCGCCCCAAGTGACCCCGG ATCGCAGCCCAGATCCTGGGGGACCAGAAGTGACGAGGTCTCGCAGCGCCAGCGCTTCCCCACTTCACCACCCTCGACCCCGTACGACACCCAAAACCCGGGGCAGCCTGGAGCCTAGCCCGGAAGGGGTGGCGGACGGCCCCGCGGTTTCTCCTCCTGAGCGCCGCACGGAGGACCCCAGCGACCAAACCCCGGATTCACCTGGACCCTGGTTGGTGCCGAGCGAGGAACGGCTCTCGCGGGCCCTAGGGGTCCGGGGGACCGCGCAGCTCGCGCTGGAGACGGCAGCCGGAAGGCGCAGGCACTGA
- the MAGIX gene encoding PDZ domain-containing protein MAGIX isoform X2 — MERRAGGATDPKGSRGGRGLGPPAGSSARQLLARLDARPLAARAAADVAALVRRAGATLRLRPKEAISVLDSADIEVTDSRLPNATFVEHRLQHRRSETSGTRTGPPQVTPGKAHRTSKPPQAPGQFYVELVRSSAGFGFTLSGGRDAGGDAPLAVRGLLKDGPAQRCGRLQAGDLVLYINGESTQGLTHAEVVARIRACGPRLCLVLSRPPETHPDRSPDPGGPEVTRSRSASASPLHHPRPRTTPKTRGSLEPSPEGVADGPAVSPPERRTEDPSDQTPDSPGPWLVPSEERLSRALGVRGTAQLALETAAGRRRH; from the exons ATGGAGCGGCGCGCGGGGGGCGCCACGGACCCTAAGGGGAGCAGAGGAG GCCGTGGCCTTGGCCCGCCCGCGGGCTCCAGCGCCCGGCAGCTCCTGGCGCGGCTGGACGCGCGCCCCCTGGCGGCCCGAGCTGCGGCCGACGTGGCGGCGCTGGTACGCAGGGCCGGCGCCACATTGCGCCTGCGGCCCAAGGAGG CCATTAGCGTGTTGGATTCTGCGGATATAGAGGTCACAGACAGTCGCCTTCCTAATGCCACTTTCGTGGAACACCGGCTACAG CATCGTCGGTCAGAGACCTCGGGTACACGTACCGGGCCGCCCCAAGTGACCCCGGGTAAGGCACATCGTACTTCGAAGCCACCCCAGGCCCCTGGTCAGTTCTACGTGGAACTCGTTCGTAGTTCCGCGGGCTTTGGCTTCACATTAAGTGGAGGCCGAGATGCAGGCGGGGATGCGCCGCTGGCAGTGCGCGGGCTGCTGAAGGACGGGCCGGCACAGCGCTGTGGCCGCTTACAG GCCGGCGATCTCGTGCTCTACATCAATGGAGAGTCAACTCAGGGCCTAACCCATGCCGAGGTCGTGGCTCGGATTCGCGCATGCGGCCCCCGGCTCTGCcttgtgctaagcaggcctcctgAGACCCACCCCG ATCGCAGCCCAGATCCTGGGGGACCAGAAGTGACGAGGTCTCGCAGCGCCAGCGCTTCCCCACTTCACCACCCTCGACCCCGTACGACACCCAAAACCCGGGGCAGCCTGGAGCCTAGCCCGGAAGGGGTGGCGGACGGCCCCGCGGTTTCTCCTCCTGAGCGCCGCACGGAGGACCCCAGCGACCAAACCCCGGATTCACCTGGACCCTGGTTGGTGCCGAGCGAGGAACGGCTCTCGCGGGCCCTAGGGGTCCGGGGGACCGCGCAGCTCGCGCTGGAGACGGCAGCCGGAAGGCGCAGGCACTGA
- the MAGIX gene encoding PDZ domain-containing protein MAGIX isoform X3, whose amino-acid sequence MERRAGGATDPKGSRGAISVLDSADIEVTDSRLPNATFVEHRLQHRRSETSGTRTGPPQVTPGKAHRTSKPPQAPGQFYVELVRSSAGFGFTLSGGRDAGGDAPLAVRGLLKDGPAQRCGRLQAGDLVLYINGESTQGLTHAEVVARIRACGPRLCLVLSRPPETHPGKTEGMGGSQKEDDRSPDPGGPEVTRSRSASASPLHHPRPRTTPKTRGSLEPSPEGVADGPAVSPPERRTEDPSDQTPDSPGPWLVPSEERLSRALGVRGTAQLALETAAGRRRH is encoded by the exons ATGGAGCGGCGCGCGGGGGGCGCCACGGACCCTAAGGGGAGCAGAGGAG CCATTAGCGTGTTGGATTCTGCGGATATAGAGGTCACAGACAGTCGCCTTCCTAATGCCACTTTCGTGGAACACCGGCTACAG CATCGTCGGTCAGAGACCTCGGGTACACGTACCGGGCCGCCCCAAGTGACCCCGGGTAAGGCACATCGTACTTCGAAGCCACCCCAGGCCCCTGGTCAGTTCTACGTGGAACTCGTTCGTAGTTCCGCGGGCTTTGGCTTCACATTAAGTGGAGGCCGAGATGCAGGCGGGGATGCGCCGCTGGCAGTGCGCGGGCTGCTGAAGGACGGGCCGGCACAGCGCTGTGGCCGCTTACAG GCCGGCGATCTCGTGCTCTACATCAATGGAGAGTCAACTCAGGGCCTAACCCATGCCGAGGTCGTGGCTCGGATTCGCGCATGCGGCCCCCGGCTCTGCcttgtgctaagcaggcctcctgAGACCCACCCCGGCAagactgaggggatgggagggtcCCAGAAAGAAGATG ATCGCAGCCCAGATCCTGGGGGACCAGAAGTGACGAGGTCTCGCAGCGCCAGCGCTTCCCCACTTCACCACCCTCGACCCCGTACGACACCCAAAACCCGGGGCAGCCTGGAGCCTAGCCCGGAAGGGGTGGCGGACGGCCCCGCGGTTTCTCCTCCTGAGCGCCGCACGGAGGACCCCAGCGACCAAACCCCGGATTCACCTGGACCCTGGTTGGTGCCGAGCGAGGAACGGCTCTCGCGGGCCCTAGGGGTCCGGGGGACCGCGCAGCTCGCGCTGGAGACGGCAGCCGGAAGGCGCAGGCACTGA
- the MAGIX gene encoding PDZ domain-containing protein MAGIX isoform X1 has product MERRAGGATDPKGSRGGRGLGPPAGSSARQLLARLDARPLAARAAADVAALVRRAGATLRLRPKEAISVLDSADIEVTDSRLPNATFVEHRLQHRRSETSGTRTGPPQVTPGKAHRTSKPPQAPGQFYVELVRSSAGFGFTLSGGRDAGGDAPLAVRGLLKDGPAQRCGRLQAGDLVLYINGESTQGLTHAEVVARIRACGPRLCLVLSRPPETHPGKTEGMGGSQKEDDRSPDPGGPEVTRSRSASASPLHHPRPRTTPKTRGSLEPSPEGVADGPAVSPPERRTEDPSDQTPDSPGPWLVPSEERLSRALGVRGTAQLALETAAGRRRH; this is encoded by the exons ATGGAGCGGCGCGCGGGGGGCGCCACGGACCCTAAGGGGAGCAGAGGAG GCCGTGGCCTTGGCCCGCCCGCGGGCTCCAGCGCCCGGCAGCTCCTGGCGCGGCTGGACGCGCGCCCCCTGGCGGCCCGAGCTGCGGCCGACGTGGCGGCGCTGGTACGCAGGGCCGGCGCCACATTGCGCCTGCGGCCCAAGGAGG CCATTAGCGTGTTGGATTCTGCGGATATAGAGGTCACAGACAGTCGCCTTCCTAATGCCACTTTCGTGGAACACCGGCTACAG CATCGTCGGTCAGAGACCTCGGGTACACGTACCGGGCCGCCCCAAGTGACCCCGGGTAAGGCACATCGTACTTCGAAGCCACCCCAGGCCCCTGGTCAGTTCTACGTGGAACTCGTTCGTAGTTCCGCGGGCTTTGGCTTCACATTAAGTGGAGGCCGAGATGCAGGCGGGGATGCGCCGCTGGCAGTGCGCGGGCTGCTGAAGGACGGGCCGGCACAGCGCTGTGGCCGCTTACAG GCCGGCGATCTCGTGCTCTACATCAATGGAGAGTCAACTCAGGGCCTAACCCATGCCGAGGTCGTGGCTCGGATTCGCGCATGCGGCCCCCGGCTCTGCcttgtgctaagcaggcctcctgAGACCCACCCCGGCAagactgaggggatgggagggtcCCAGAAAGAAGATG ATCGCAGCCCAGATCCTGGGGGACCAGAAGTGACGAGGTCTCGCAGCGCCAGCGCTTCCCCACTTCACCACCCTCGACCCCGTACGACACCCAAAACCCGGGGCAGCCTGGAGCCTAGCCCGGAAGGGGTGGCGGACGGCCCCGCGGTTTCTCCTCCTGAGCGCCGCACGGAGGACCCCAGCGACCAAACCCCGGATTCACCTGGACCCTGGTTGGTGCCGAGCGAGGAACGGCTCTCGCGGGCCCTAGGGGTCCGGGGGACCGCGCAGCTCGCGCTGGAGACGGCAGCCGGAAGGCGCAGGCACTGA